The Parashewanella spongiae genome has a window encoding:
- the pspB gene encoding envelope stress response membrane protein PspB, producing the protein MDPEVLIVPIVLFLVVVAPIWLVLHYKSKRQVSQGLSEDEFKQLNELITRADKMGQRIETLEAILDTEAPEWRAKDDSSK; encoded by the coding sequence ATGGATCCAGAAGTGTTAATTGTCCCAATTGTTTTGTTCTTGGTAGTTGTTGCACCTATATGGTTAGTTTTGCATTACAAGAGTAAAAGGCAAGTAAGTCAGGGACTTTCAGAAGATGAATTTAAGCAACTAAATGAATTGATTACTCGAGCTGATAAAATGGGACAACGTATTGAGACTTTAGAAGCCATTCTTGATACCGAGGCTCCTGAATGGAGGGCTAAAGATGACAGCAGCAAATAA
- a CDS encoding YcjX family protein yields MNFVSKTLTKAKKETKSVLRRSTDKHVRVAVTGLSGSGKTAFITGLVHQLLKAGITDQASSLPLWHVNREQRLYGVERELQPDLAISSFDYQGAINSLTDSPAKWPTSTRNISELRLAIHYQPESGVLSKFTDRSTVILDIIDYPGEWLLDLPLLDLSYTEWCQQQGDKKVLMQSSPYYKAFYQSLLQLDLQKKAETVEIEHVAKLYQTLLQDLFNERGYYLAQPGRMLLPGDLTGSPMVTWFPLLHLSPDELAKFDKESSKDSLYQVIQNRYQGYVEQVVTPFYRNHFCHFDRQVVLVDSLTALNQGQQQFNDMLQALSQIIQSFQFGKSNFLRRLFSPKIDKLLFAATKVDHITRNQQSNLLQLLNDMLRETRQKVSLKGCDVETMAISAIKATKHGMVESNGKKIEVVKGRKLGSYEQVTLFPGDVPKRLPKPDFWQQQGFQFLSFAPPKALEGEVQPELEHIRLDHLLQYLLGDKLE; encoded by the coding sequence ATGAATTTCGTATCAAAAACATTAACCAAAGCTAAAAAAGAAACTAAGTCAGTATTACGGCGGAGTACGGACAAACATGTCAGGGTGGCGGTCACAGGACTTTCTGGATCAGGTAAAACAGCGTTCATTACCGGGCTAGTTCATCAATTATTAAAAGCGGGTATCACAGATCAGGCATCAAGTTTGCCCTTATGGCATGTCAATCGAGAGCAACGGTTATACGGTGTAGAAAGAGAATTACAGCCCGATCTCGCTATTTCGAGCTTTGATTATCAGGGAGCGATAAATTCTTTAACTGACTCACCGGCAAAATGGCCAACTTCAACTCGCAATATTAGTGAATTAAGGCTTGCAATTCATTACCAACCAGAGTCAGGTGTACTAAGTAAATTCACTGATCGTTCTACAGTAATCTTGGATATTATCGATTACCCAGGAGAGTGGTTACTGGACTTACCGTTACTCGATCTGAGTTATACAGAATGGTGTCAACAACAAGGTGATAAAAAAGTATTAATGCAGAGTTCTCCGTACTATAAGGCATTTTACCAATCACTTTTACAGTTAGATCTACAGAAAAAGGCTGAAACAGTAGAAATTGAACATGTGGCGAAGTTATATCAAACGTTATTACAAGACTTATTTAATGAAAGAGGGTATTACCTCGCTCAGCCAGGAAGAATGTTATTACCCGGTGATTTAACGGGTTCGCCAATGGTGACATGGTTCCCATTACTGCACTTGAGCCCTGATGAATTAGCTAAATTTGATAAAGAGTCATCAAAAGACAGTCTTTACCAAGTAATTCAGAATCGCTATCAAGGGTATGTTGAGCAAGTTGTAACACCTTTTTATCGTAATCACTTCTGTCATTTTGACAGACAAGTTGTACTGGTCGATAGTTTAACTGCACTCAATCAGGGACAGCAGCAATTTAACGATATGTTGCAGGCACTTTCTCAGATAATCCAAAGCTTTCAATTTGGTAAATCTAATTTTCTTCGTCGGCTTTTTTCACCAAAAATTGATAAATTACTATTTGCTGCCACTAAAGTTGATCACATAACCAGAAATCAACAATCTAATTTACTACAACTCCTGAATGACATGCTAAGGGAAACGCGGCAAAAAGTATCACTGAAAGGCTGTGATGTAGAAACTATGGCAATCAGTGCAATAAAAGCGACAAAGCATGGGATGGTGGAGTCAAATGGCAAAAAAATCGAAGTGGTTAAAGGTCGTAAACTTGGCAGCTATGAACAGGTAACTTTATTTCCCGGTGATGTGCCCAAACGATTACCCAAGCCTGATTTTTGGCAGCAACAAGGCTTTCAATTTTTAAGTTTTGCACCACCCAAAGCACTAGAGGGTGAAGTGCAACCTGAACTTGAACACATTAGGCTCGACCACTTACTGCAGTATTTGCTAGGAGATAAGCTTGAATAA
- the pspF gene encoding phage shock protein operon transcriptional activator, whose protein sequence is MANSFKQDNLIGQSNALLEVLEHVSLAAPLSKPVLIIGERGTGKELIAERLHYLSARWDQSFIKLNCSSLSENLLESELFGHESGAFTGAKGRHEGRFERADGGTLFLDELANTSGLIQEKLLRVIEYGEFERVGGSKTVQSDVRLICAANEDLPSLAEAGEFRADLLDRLAFDVITLPPLRYRKEDIMQLAEYFALGMVRQLGMPLFSGFSRAATEQLLDHHWPGNIRELKNVVERSVYRNGREETPIELISVNPFESPYRPKQRIRTHSQQAAPISETYVNAESTLESTEKVPEPTLPLCQFPINFKEETERFEVDLIQRALSDSQFNQKKTAENLGLSYHQLRGILKKYNLLEKT, encoded by the coding sequence GTGGCTAACTCATTTAAACAAGACAATCTCATTGGACAATCTAATGCTTTACTCGAAGTATTAGAGCACGTATCTCTTGCTGCTCCACTTTCAAAACCAGTGTTAATCATTGGTGAACGTGGCACAGGTAAAGAGTTAATTGCTGAGCGCCTACATTACCTATCTGCGCGCTGGGATCAAAGCTTTATTAAGCTTAATTGCTCATCTTTAAGTGAAAATCTATTAGAAAGTGAACTATTTGGTCATGAGTCTGGAGCCTTTACAGGCGCTAAAGGGAGGCATGAAGGTCGGTTTGAACGTGCTGATGGTGGCACTTTATTTCTTGATGAACTCGCTAATACTTCAGGATTAATCCAAGAGAAGTTGTTAAGAGTTATCGAATACGGTGAGTTTGAGCGTGTTGGCGGTAGCAAAACAGTACAAAGCGATGTGCGTTTGATCTGTGCAGCGAATGAAGACTTACCCTCTTTAGCAGAAGCTGGCGAATTTAGAGCCGATTTATTGGACAGGCTGGCATTTGACGTTATTACCCTGCCACCACTGCGCTATAGAAAAGAAGATATTATGCAACTCGCTGAATATTTTGCGCTAGGTATGGTGCGCCAGTTAGGTATGCCTTTATTTTCAGGTTTTTCACGTGCCGCAACCGAGCAATTACTTGATCATCATTGGCCTGGCAATATCCGCGAACTTAAAAACGTCGTCGAACGCAGTGTTTATCGAAATGGCAGAGAGGAAACGCCAATCGAACTGATTTCAGTTAACCCGTTTGAGTCGCCTTACCGCCCTAAACAAAGAATAAGAACCCATTCGCAACAGGCTGCACCAATTTCAGAAACTTATGTTAATGCTGAAAGCACACTAGAGAGCACAGAAAAAGTTCCTGAACCAACATTGCCTTTGTGTCAATTTCCGATTAATTTCAAAGAAGAAACCGAAAGATTTGAAGTAGATCTCATCCAAAGGGCGCTATCTGATAGTCAATTTAACCAAAAAAAGACAGCTGAAAATCTCGGTTTAAGTTATCACCAATTACGCGGAATTCTTAAAAAATACAATTTATTGGAGAAAACATAG
- a CDS encoding TIGR01620 family protein has product MNNLDDMTDKLQGAREFKDVKYDDIESNEQPLKFAQDFSDEKFSESQLDKIFSVPNATSDLVSGSKIRKIESLSWLAKSALVALVVLLLTEVGTTLVDAWIQSPILFAVYSSAIGVISAWASLGIFREFNKLRQLKNIENQRRVAERISKSMQVGEADKVIASIDLKNVESMTLQRFQDSLSLELNDAEKLHLFDEIILKEQDEKAKKIVHKYAAESALLLAVSPFAMLDMALVLLRNQRMLTELAQCYGIDLGYASRVKLIKGIIGNVLFAGSAELLTDIGSQLLSLELTGRLSAKLGQGLAGGLLTARLGYQAMSLCRPISFSADNKPKLSGIHKSLLLELKILSNELK; this is encoded by the coding sequence TTGAATAATCTAGATGATATGACAGACAAATTGCAAGGGGCTCGCGAGTTTAAAGATGTAAAATATGATGACATAGAGAGTAATGAGCAACCACTTAAATTTGCCCAAGACTTTAGTGATGAAAAATTTAGCGAGTCCCAACTTGATAAAATATTTTCAGTTCCTAATGCAACATCAGATTTGGTATCTGGCAGCAAAATTCGAAAGATAGAGTCTTTGTCTTGGCTTGCAAAAAGCGCTCTTGTTGCTCTGGTGGTGCTGTTGTTGACTGAAGTGGGGACAACTTTGGTTGATGCTTGGATTCAAAGTCCAATACTTTTTGCCGTATATTCAAGTGCAATTGGCGTAATCAGTGCGTGGGCTTCTTTGGGCATTTTTCGAGAGTTTAATAAATTAAGACAACTCAAAAATATTGAAAATCAACGTCGGGTTGCTGAACGCATATCTAAAAGTATGCAAGTAGGAGAGGCTGATAAAGTCATTGCTTCTATTGATTTAAAAAATGTAGAAAGTATGACGCTTCAGCGATTTCAAGATTCATTATCATTAGAGCTTAATGATGCCGAAAAATTACACCTTTTCGATGAAATTATCTTGAAAGAGCAAGACGAAAAAGCGAAAAAAATAGTTCACAAATACGCAGCAGAATCAGCACTATTACTTGCAGTGAGCCCCTTTGCAATGTTGGATATGGCGTTAGTATTGTTGAGAAACCAGCGAATGCTTACTGAGTTGGCTCAATGTTATGGCATTGATTTAGGGTATGCGAGTCGAGTTAAATTGATAAAAGGTATTATTGGTAATGTGTTATTTGCAGGAAGTGCTGAGCTACTTACTGATATAGGCAGTCAGCTGTTGTCTTTAGAGTTAACAGGAAGATTATCAGCAAAACTAGGGCAAGGACTTGCGGGAGGGCTATTGACTGCAAGATTAGGTTATCAGGCGATGAGTTTATGCCGACCAATTTCATTTTCGGCAGATAACAAGCCTAAGTTATCAGGCATTCATAAGTCGCTATTATTAGAGTTAAAGATCTTATCTAATGAATTGAAATAA
- a CDS encoding transposase translates to MSRFEKLSHVLWHCQYHIVWVPKYRFRILKGRTAIRIFKQFPHIRKKPYWGNHFWAKGYCVDTVGIDAEMIRKYVKYQEKLEKRQERFDF, encoded by the coding sequence ATGAGTAGATTTGAAAAATTATCGCACGTTTTATGGCATTGCCAATATCACATTGTTTGGGTTCCCAAGTATCGATTTAGAATACTAAAGGGCAGAACAGCAATAAGGATATTTAAACAGTTCCCACATATACGGAAAAAGCCATATTGGGGCAATCATTTTTGGGCTAAAGGGTATTGTGTTGATACAGTAGGCATAGACGCAGAAATGATAAGAAAGTATGTCAAATATCAGGAAAAGCTTGAAAAGCGACAAGAAAGATTTGATTTTTAA
- a CDS encoding ABC transporter substrate-binding protein, translated as MTPVLKRLFKLVFASITASGLIACQPSQAPSGLVYCSEGNPESFNPQLVTSGTTLDATSHQIYDHLVEYDTATGNIRPALATSWTISPDGKQYTFILRENVSFHHSELFTQTRNFDSSDVLFSFNRVIDQNNPYHFLSRNGYPFFQSIDFAKLVKSIELPTANKVVFNLNRSDASFLANMASDSAVILSKEYADHLLQAGMPQKLDLDAIGTGPFQLKQYTKNEYIRYLRNDNYWGDRPHIQNLVFDITRKSSQRLAKLITGDCNVSALPKPSEIKVVEQNNHIELQQQNGMNVSYWAFNTQKPPFNNVKVRQAIAMAINKKDILHTVYNDTAREAKGILPPASWSHSSAIEEISFSPSRARRILETEGIQNLEIDLWTMPTARAYNPNPIKTAQLIQADLTRINVKVNIINYDWSVFIHKLNSTSYDSVLIGWTADNSDPDNFFSPFLSCASLKSNNNRSKWCSKSFDALLQRAKSTQQQSERRILYQQAETIIEKQKPIVTLAHSNRMVLKRSDISGIDLTPFGGISFAKAKHVQNINEQKKGTQ; from the coding sequence ATGACTCCGGTGCTAAAGCGATTGTTTAAACTGGTTTTCGCCTCTATTACTGCCAGTGGATTAATAGCCTGCCAACCTTCCCAAGCACCGAGTGGCCTTGTTTATTGCTCAGAAGGTAACCCTGAAAGCTTTAATCCACAATTAGTGACTTCAGGAACAACCTTAGATGCGACTTCGCATCAAATATACGACCATCTTGTTGAGTATGATACTGCCACTGGTAACATTAGACCGGCTCTCGCTACATCTTGGACAATCAGCCCAGATGGAAAACAATACACATTTATCTTAAGAGAAAATGTCAGTTTTCATCATTCTGAATTGTTTACCCAAACTCGAAATTTTGATTCATCTGATGTGCTATTTTCCTTTAACAGAGTTATCGATCAAAACAATCCATATCACTTTTTGTCTCGTAACGGTTACCCGTTTTTTCAAAGTATTGACTTTGCCAAACTGGTAAAATCAATCGAATTACCAACTGCTAATAAAGTTGTGTTCAACTTAAACCGAAGTGATGCCAGTTTTCTAGCAAACATGGCTTCGGATTCTGCTGTTATTCTATCAAAAGAGTATGCTGATCATTTGTTACAAGCTGGAATGCCTCAAAAGCTTGATCTTGATGCAATTGGCACAGGTCCTTTCCAACTCAAGCAATATACTAAAAATGAATATATACGCTATTTAAGAAATGATAATTATTGGGGAGATCGCCCCCACATTCAAAACCTTGTTTTCGATATCACTCGCAAAAGCTCTCAACGATTAGCCAAACTCATCACCGGTGACTGTAATGTGTCGGCATTACCCAAGCCAAGTGAAATCAAAGTAGTCGAGCAAAATAATCATATTGAGCTGCAACAACAAAATGGAATGAACGTATCGTATTGGGCATTCAATACTCAAAAACCACCTTTTAACAATGTTAAAGTTCGGCAAGCTATCGCTATGGCTATCAATAAAAAAGACATTTTACATACGGTTTATAACGATACCGCTAGAGAGGCCAAAGGTATTCTTCCGCCAGCATCATGGTCACACAGTTCAGCCATTGAAGAAATTTCATTTTCTCCATCTCGTGCAAGACGAATTCTTGAAACTGAAGGAATACAAAATCTCGAAATTGATTTATGGACCATGCCAACCGCTCGAGCTTACAATCCAAATCCAATTAAAACTGCTCAATTAATTCAAGCCGATTTGACTAGAATTAACGTAAAAGTAAATATCATTAACTATGATTGGAGCGTTTTTATCCACAAATTAAACTCTACCAGTTACGATTCAGTCTTAATTGGTTGGACGGCTGATAATAGCGACCCTGATAATTTCTTCTCTCCATTCCTCAGTTGCGCTTCATTAAAATCAAACAATAATCGCTCCAAGTGGTGCTCAAAATCATTTGATGCATTACTCCAACGAGCTAAATCTACTCAACAACAATCTGAACGCCGTATTCTATATCAACAAGCAGAGACGATAATTGAAAAACAAAAACCAATCGTCACTCTTGCGCACAGTAATCGTATGGTTTTAAAGCGTAGCGATATCAGCGGAATTGATTTGACGCCTTTTGGTGGAATTTCTTTTGCAAAAGCTAAACATGTACAAAATATCAATGAGCAAAAGAAAGGAACTCAATAA
- the pspC gene encoding envelope stress response membrane protein PspC yields MTAANKRPLYRIPSQGKISGVCAGVADYFGFETWLVRIVTASIFLLGGYGIVFVIYIALWMILDIKPAEATAAGIHKDIEIKKKIWQSGEPAQQALRDVSYKFRALELRLRNLERHVTSDSFDLKRQIDNL; encoded by the coding sequence ATGACAGCAGCAAATAAGCGTCCTTTATATCGTATCCCTTCGCAGGGGAAAATCTCAGGGGTTTGTGCCGGTGTTGCAGACTACTTTGGATTTGAAACATGGTTAGTGAGAATCGTAACAGCTTCGATATTTTTGCTCGGTGGTTATGGAATTGTATTTGTTATCTATATTGCTTTATGGATGATTTTAGATATAAAACCAGCAGAAGCCACTGCGGCAGGCATTCACAAAGATATCGAAATTAAAAAGAAAATATGGCAATCCGGTGAGCCAGCTCAGCAAGCACTTCGTGACGTAAGTTACAAGTTTAGAGCTTTAGAGTTAAGATTAAGAAATCTTGAGCGCCATGTGACTTCCGATAGTTTTGACTTGAAGCGACAAATTGATAATTTATAA
- the pspA gene encoding phage shock protein PspA, with amino-acid sequence MGIFSRFADIINSNISSLLDKAEDPEKMVRLIIQEMEDTLVEVRSTNAKVIAEKKELLRRISKTEEQVQDWQSKAELALSKDREDLAKAALTEKQRSTDLVKAQTDELLVVEEHLVRLKEEVVQLQEKLADAKARQKTIIMRTQTASSRLNVKKQLDSGKVDDAMLKFEQYERRVEGLEAQVESYDLGKKNTLADEFAALEAEESVNNELEALKAKVQAKKAKTKS; translated from the coding sequence ATGGGTATATTCTCACGTTTTGCAGACATCATTAACTCGAACATCAGCTCGCTGTTAGATAAGGCTGAAGATCCAGAAAAAATGGTTCGTCTAATCATTCAGGAAATGGAAGATACATTAGTAGAAGTTCGGTCAACAAATGCAAAAGTGATTGCAGAAAAGAAAGAATTGTTGCGTCGCATCTCGAAAACTGAAGAGCAAGTTCAGGATTGGCAAAGTAAAGCTGAATTGGCTTTATCTAAAGATCGTGAAGACTTAGCAAAAGCGGCCTTAACAGAAAAACAAAGGTCTACGGATTTGGTTAAAGCTCAAACTGACGAACTGCTTGTGGTAGAAGAACACCTAGTGCGTTTGAAGGAAGAGGTTGTACAGCTTCAAGAAAAACTGGCAGATGCTAAGGCTCGACAAAAAACCATTATCATGCGTACGCAAACGGCTTCATCGCGTTTGAATGTTAAGAAACAGCTTGATTCTGGTAAAGTTGATGATGCAATGCTGAAGTTCGAACAATATGAGCGTCGTGTTGAAGGTTTAGAAGCTCAAGTAGAATCATACGACTTAGGTAAGAAAAACACATTGGCTGATGAGTTTGCAGCATTAGAAGCTGAAGAGTCTGTTAATAACGAACTTGAAGCGTTAAAGGCAAAGGTTCAGGCTAAAAAAGCAAAAACGAAATCTTAA